The following proteins are co-located in the Pyrococcus abyssi GE5 genome:
- the pyrG gene encoding glutamine hydrolyzing CTP synthase — protein sequence MTKFIFVTGGVVSGLGKGITSASIGLLMKARGYKTTNIKIDPYINYDAGTMNPYQHGEVFVLDDGGEVDLDLGNYERFLDTSLTFDHNITTGKVYSTVIEKERRGEYLGATVQVIPHITDEIKRRIREIARNYDIVVVEIGGTVGDIESMPFLEAARQMQLEEGRENVAFVHVTYVPKLRVVGEQKTKPTQHSVKELRSLGIQPDAIVARSEDPLEEGARKKISLFTNVPEEAVISAYDVEDTYEVPLLLEREGLGKYLVKRLGLEDREPDLREWEKMVAKYKALQDSVEIAIVGKYVKLTDSYLSIKEALKHASVSNEVKVKIRWIEAEDIEEHGTKLLEGVDGIIVPGGFGARGAEGKIMTIRYARENDIPFLGICFGFQLTVVEFARNVLGMKGAHSTEIDPQTPYPVVDLMPEQRNLDKLGGTMRLGAYPVKIKKGTLAYELYKKDLVYERHRHRWEVNPDYIEAFEKAGLVFSGIAGDDERRMEILELPDKRYFIATQFHPEFKSRPMKPAPVFHGLVKAAKEYKQEKDATH from the coding sequence ATGACGAAGTTCATCTTCGTAACCGGGGGAGTTGTCAGCGGTCTTGGAAAAGGAATAACGAGCGCCTCAATAGGGCTTCTCATGAAGGCGAGAGGGTACAAAACCACCAACATAAAGATAGATCCCTATATAAACTACGATGCCGGAACCATGAATCCGTATCAGCACGGAGAAGTCTTCGTTCTTGACGATGGCGGTGAAGTAGATTTAGATCTTGGGAATTATGAAAGGTTCCTCGACACAAGCTTAACTTTCGACCACAACATAACCACAGGTAAAGTTTACTCGACGGTTATAGAGAAGGAGAGGAGGGGAGAATATCTAGGGGCGACGGTTCAGGTTATACCCCACATCACGGATGAGATAAAGAGGAGGATTAGGGAGATAGCTAGAAATTACGACATTGTAGTGGTTGAAATCGGTGGAACGGTTGGAGATATAGAGAGCATGCCTTTCCTTGAAGCCGCGAGGCAAATGCAACTTGAAGAAGGAAGAGAGAATGTCGCCTTCGTTCACGTAACTTACGTTCCGAAGCTTAGAGTTGTTGGAGAGCAAAAGACCAAGCCAACGCAGCACAGCGTCAAGGAACTTAGGAGCCTAGGAATTCAGCCAGATGCTATAGTCGCGAGGAGCGAAGATCCCCTTGAGGAGGGTGCCAGAAAGAAGATAAGCCTATTCACGAACGTTCCTGAGGAGGCCGTTATAAGTGCCTACGACGTTGAAGACACTTACGAAGTTCCCCTCCTTCTTGAAAGGGAAGGGCTAGGAAAATACCTAGTTAAGAGGCTTGGATTGGAAGATAGAGAACCTGACTTGAGGGAATGGGAGAAGATGGTTGCCAAATACAAGGCGCTCCAGGATAGCGTGGAGATAGCTATAGTTGGGAAGTACGTGAAGCTCACCGATTCTTATCTCAGCATAAAGGAAGCCCTAAAGCATGCGAGCGTTAGCAACGAAGTTAAAGTAAAGATAAGGTGGATAGAGGCCGAGGATATAGAAGAGCATGGCACGAAGCTTCTCGAAGGTGTCGATGGAATAATAGTCCCAGGAGGGTTTGGGGCTAGGGGAGCTGAAGGGAAGATAATGACGATTAGATACGCTAGAGAAAACGACATACCTTTCCTGGGGATATGCTTCGGCTTCCAGCTTACGGTAGTTGAGTTCGCAAGGAACGTCCTGGGAATGAAAGGGGCACATTCAACTGAGATAGATCCACAAACTCCCTACCCAGTTGTGGATTTAATGCCTGAACAGAGGAACCTCGACAAGTTAGGAGGGACTATGAGACTTGGAGCTTATCCAGTGAAGATAAAGAAAGGTACCCTAGCTTATGAGCTTTACAAGAAGGACCTCGTTTACGAGAGGCATAGGCACAGGTGGGAAGTTAATCCAGATTACATTGAAGCCTTTGAAAAAGCAGGTCTAGTGTTCAGCGGAATAGCGGGAGATGACGAGAGGAGAATGGAAATCCTTGAGTTGCCAGACAAGAGGTACTTTATAGCAACTCAATTCCATCCAGAGTTCAAGTCAAGGCCTATGAAGCCAGCTCCGGTATTCCACGGGCTCGTTAAAGCTGCAAAAGAGTACAAGCAGGAGAAAGATGCTACTCACTAA
- a CDS encoding segregation and condensation protein A, whose amino-acid sequence MERFEPEVTPVDILLQLVKMGKVDPWNIDIVDLTEKYIKMLREMQELDLRISARAILAASILVRMKSEALLREDEERNEEEKEERIRVEVDPLVPPLRRVERYYTLDDLIEALMDALEEAERRKPRKKKKVEIEEEIFVVDDFRVDIEKHVNRLYEIVKEIYNETGKPIRFWDLVFDVDPKIIARTFLYLLFLENMGKVEMIQEEPFGEILVVPVKIS is encoded by the coding sequence ATGGAAAGGTTTGAGCCTGAGGTTACCCCCGTTGACATTCTTTTGCAACTCGTCAAGATGGGAAAAGTTGACCCTTGGAACATCGACATAGTTGACTTAACGGAGAAGTACATAAAGATGCTTAGGGAAATGCAAGAGCTTGACCTAAGGATATCGGCTAGGGCAATTCTAGCTGCTTCAATCTTGGTTAGGATGAAGAGCGAAGCTCTTCTAAGGGAGGATGAAGAAAGGAATGAAGAGGAGAAAGAAGAAAGGATAAGGGTAGAGGTTGATCCCCTCGTCCCTCCCCTTAGAAGGGTGGAAAGGTACTACACCCTCGACGACTTGATTGAAGCTTTGATGGATGCGCTTGAGGAAGCGGAAAGAAGAAAGCCCAGGAAGAAGAAAAAGGTCGAGATTGAAGAGGAAATATTCGTGGTTGACGACTTTAGGGTTGACATAGAGAAGCACGTTAACAGGTTGTACGAGATTGTCAAGGAAATCTACAACGAAACGGGAAAGCCGATAAGGTTCTGGGATCTCGTGTTTGACGTTGATCCAAAGATAATAGCTAGAACCTTCCTGTACCTCCTCTTCCTAGAGAATATGGGGAAGGTTGAGATGATCCAAGAGGAACCGTTTGGGGAGATCCTGGTAGTTCCAGTTAAAATATCCTAG
- the smc gene encoding chromosome segregation protein SMC yields MPYIEKLELKGFKSYGNRKVVIPFSKGFTAIVGANGSGKSNIGDAILFVLGGLSAKAMRASRISDLIFAGSKSEPPAKYAEVAIYFNNEDRGFPIDEDEVVIKRRVYPDGRSSYWLNGRRATRSEILDVLSAAMISPEGYNIILQGDITKFIKMSPLERRLILDDISGIAEYDAKKEKALQELKQAEENLARVDLLIREVKKQLDKLEKERNDALRYLDLKERLERARVELILGEIKKVESEIKGNDERIEKIEEEIKEIEEKLEEIAKEIVRKERELKEVEELIEKESSEEALKITREIGEVNSKINLAKRNIEVAKKELDEAQIRLIKAKDELKKVLSEIEKSKGAIARWGKRKEALLNKIKELEEERNKLVVKLGEIDRTFAVAREEFDNVVKELENARKSLYENEADIKRLEAEKERLSSRITILKAKLPGIREEVEKLREKLEEKKAELSNVENKISSISQRRRKVEEELEKKTSELQKVSSELESLERELIKAEAQSEVRVNRAVEELKRSGISGIYGTLLELIRVKDEMYSIAVEVALGNRADNVVVENEIVAEKAIEFLKRNKLGRLTFLPLNKIKPKKVNDSVGTPVIDVIEYDPRIENAIRFALGDTVIVSSMEEAREHIGKVRMVTLEGELYERSGAITGGHYKPRGLPVDTRELKERVEKLKLRKEALEAEINSLKVELRGLENQGFELRIKMSEIEKEITLLTRDIEKLLSEERIIKSEIEDSQKGIEEIDRIIHEKKGEIAKLRGKIERLERKRDKLKKALENPEAREVTEKIREVEGEIGKLREELSRVESRLESLNSRLNEELIPRKASLEEEIEGLVNKINALKANIAENEEVLKGLKGKLEELKAKEESVHSKISEYRRKREELEKEIRELRKEKEELSKRMQEFRIEANTLRVRNTQLRSILNEKNSQLRHFPKEVIRSIREIPLDLEKLKREIEEMEEEIRSLEPVNMKAIEDFEVVERRYLELKSKREKLEAEKESIIEFINEIEKEKKNVFMRTFEAIAKNFSELFAKLSPGGSARLILENPEDPFSGGLEIEAKPAGKDVKRIEAMSGGEKALTALAFIFAIQKFKPAPFYLFDEIDAHLDDANVKRVADLIKESSKESQFIVITLRDVMMANAEKIIGVSMRDGVSKVVSLSLEKAMRILEDIRKREALSSEG; encoded by the coding sequence ATGCCGTACATAGAGAAGCTTGAGCTGAAGGGGTTCAAATCATATGGAAACAGGAAGGTTGTAATCCCGTTCTCAAAGGGTTTCACGGCTATAGTTGGAGCCAACGGTTCTGGAAAGAGCAACATCGGAGATGCAATACTCTTCGTCCTTGGAGGACTATCAGCTAAGGCCATGAGGGCGAGCAGGATAAGCGACTTAATATTTGCCGGAAGCAAAAGCGAGCCACCTGCAAAGTACGCGGAGGTAGCCATTTACTTTAACAATGAGGATAGGGGCTTCCCGATAGATGAGGATGAGGTTGTAATTAAGAGGCGAGTTTATCCCGATGGTAGAAGTAGTTACTGGCTAAATGGTAGAAGGGCTACAAGAAGTGAAATTCTTGATGTGCTAAGTGCGGCAATGATATCTCCCGAGGGATACAACATAATCCTCCAGGGAGACATAACGAAGTTCATAAAGATGTCTCCCCTTGAGAGGAGGTTAATTCTGGATGACATCTCGGGAATTGCTGAGTACGATGCCAAGAAGGAAAAAGCCCTCCAGGAGCTTAAGCAGGCCGAGGAGAACCTCGCTAGGGTTGATCTCCTAATAAGGGAAGTGAAGAAGCAGCTCGACAAGCTCGAAAAGGAGAGAAATGACGCCTTAAGGTACTTAGACCTAAAGGAGAGGCTGGAGAGGGCGAGAGTTGAGCTAATCCTTGGCGAGATAAAAAAGGTTGAAAGCGAGATTAAAGGCAACGATGAGAGGATCGAAAAAATAGAGGAGGAAATAAAGGAGATAGAGGAAAAGCTAGAGGAGATAGCGAAGGAGATCGTTAGAAAGGAGAGGGAACTCAAAGAGGTGGAGGAGTTAATTGAAAAGGAGAGTAGCGAAGAGGCGCTCAAGATTACGAGGGAGATCGGTGAGGTAAATTCGAAGATAAATTTGGCGAAGAGGAACATAGAGGTTGCTAAGAAGGAGCTGGATGAAGCTCAAATAAGGCTTATCAAAGCCAAAGACGAGCTAAAGAAAGTCTTAAGCGAGATAGAGAAATCGAAGGGAGCCATTGCTAGGTGGGGAAAGAGGAAAGAGGCACTGCTCAATAAGATAAAGGAGCTTGAAGAGGAAAGAAATAAGCTAGTAGTTAAGCTAGGAGAGATAGACAGGACGTTCGCCGTTGCTAGAGAAGAGTTCGATAACGTCGTTAAAGAGCTCGAAAACGCTAGAAAATCGTTGTATGAGAACGAAGCCGACATAAAAAGACTTGAAGCTGAAAAGGAAAGACTTTCTTCGAGAATAACTATTCTCAAGGCTAAACTTCCTGGGATTAGGGAGGAAGTGGAGAAGCTTAGGGAGAAACTAGAGGAGAAGAAGGCGGAACTGAGCAACGTTGAGAACAAGATTTCATCAATTTCACAGAGGAGGAGAAAAGTCGAAGAAGAGCTAGAGAAGAAAACATCCGAGCTTCAGAAGGTTTCCTCAGAACTTGAAAGCCTAGAAAGAGAACTGATAAAGGCCGAGGCTCAAAGTGAGGTTAGGGTTAATAGGGCAGTTGAAGAGCTCAAGAGGTCTGGAATTAGCGGAATATACGGGACTTTATTGGAGTTGATTAGGGTAAAGGACGAGATGTACTCAATAGCGGTTGAGGTAGCCCTCGGAAACAGGGCCGATAATGTAGTTGTGGAGAACGAAATCGTTGCTGAAAAGGCAATAGAATTCCTTAAGAGGAACAAGCTGGGAAGGCTAACGTTTCTTCCGCTCAACAAAATAAAGCCAAAGAAAGTTAACGATTCAGTAGGAACTCCAGTCATAGATGTCATAGAGTACGACCCCAGGATAGAGAATGCAATCAGATTCGCACTCGGCGATACGGTAATAGTTTCCTCAATGGAGGAAGCTAGAGAGCACATAGGTAAGGTTAGGATGGTGACCCTCGAGGGAGAGCTCTATGAAAGGAGCGGAGCAATAACGGGTGGCCACTACAAACCTAGGGGGTTACCCGTAGATACTAGGGAGCTGAAAGAAAGAGTAGAGAAGCTAAAATTAAGGAAGGAAGCTTTGGAGGCAGAAATTAACTCGTTAAAAGTCGAGCTAAGAGGTTTGGAAAACCAGGGATTTGAGTTGAGGATAAAAATGAGTGAAATCGAGAAGGAGATAACCCTGCTAACGAGGGATATTGAGAAGCTTCTAAGCGAAGAGAGAATTATTAAATCGGAGATAGAGGATTCCCAGAAGGGGATAGAGGAGATAGATAGGATTATACACGAGAAGAAAGGAGAAATAGCAAAGCTAAGGGGGAAAATCGAGAGGTTAGAGAGGAAGAGGGACAAGCTAAAGAAGGCCCTAGAGAACCCTGAAGCTAGAGAAGTCACGGAGAAGATAAGGGAAGTTGAGGGAGAGATAGGGAAGCTTAGGGAAGAGCTTAGTAGGGTTGAAAGCAGGTTAGAATCTTTAAACTCAAGGCTAAATGAAGAGCTTATTCCAAGGAAGGCCTCGCTCGAGGAGGAGATAGAGGGATTAGTGAATAAGATAAACGCTCTAAAGGCCAACATAGCTGAGAACGAAGAGGTCCTTAAGGGGCTTAAGGGGAAACTAGAGGAGTTAAAAGCCAAGGAGGAGAGCGTTCACTCAAAGATAAGTGAATACAGAAGAAAGAGGGAGGAGCTGGAAAAGGAGATAAGGGAGCTTAGGAAAGAGAAGGAAGAGCTCTCGAAGAGGATGCAAGAGTTTAGAATAGAGGCCAACACTTTAAGGGTCAGGAACACCCAGTTGAGGAGTATTCTAAACGAAAAGAACTCTCAGCTAAGGCACTTCCCGAAGGAGGTAATAAGATCGATAAGGGAGATACCTCTCGACTTAGAAAAGCTCAAGAGGGAAATCGAGGAGATGGAGGAAGAGATTAGGTCTCTGGAGCCAGTGAACATGAAGGCAATAGAGGACTTCGAAGTCGTCGAGAGGAGATACTTAGAATTGAAGAGCAAGAGAGAGAAGCTTGAAGCCGAGAAGGAGAGCATAATAGAGTTCATAAACGAGATAGAGAAGGAGAAGAAAAACGTTTTCATGAGGACGTTCGAGGCCATAGCGAAGAACTTCTCGGAGCTATTTGCGAAGCTCTCTCCTGGGGGAAGTGCAAGGCTAATCCTGGAGAATCCGGAAGATCCTTTCTCGGGAGGACTCGAGATAGAGGCAAAGCCAGCTGGGAAAGATGTTAAGAGGATAGAGGCTATGAGCGGAGGAGAGAAAGCCCTAACAGCATTGGCATTTATCTTCGCAATCCAGAAGTTCAAGCCAGCCCCATTCTATCTATTTGACGAGATAGATGCCCACCTAGATGATGCCAACGTTAAGAGGGTTGCAGATTTAATCAAGGAATCTTCCAAGGAGAGCCAGTTCATAGTGATAACGTTAAGAGATGTGATGATGGCCAACGCTGAAAAGATAATCGGGGTCTCGATGAGGGATGGAGTTAGCAAAGTCGTCTCCTTGAGCCTTGAGAAGGCCATGAGGATACTGGAGGATATTAGGAAGAGGGAAGCTTTAAGCTCGGAGGGATAA
- a CDS encoding CidA/LrgA family protein: protein MSRGLAIIFGFLFLGELIESLGVPVPGSVLGMVLLTLALISGIVKLGDVEKEAEFLVKNMSVMFIPPGVGIILYTGMLKENAIAITVGLVLSFIITLFVTAKTVEVLRK, encoded by the coding sequence ATGTCCAGGGGATTGGCTATAATATTCGGCTTCCTCTTCCTGGGCGAGCTAATAGAGTCGCTTGGCGTTCCAGTGCCTGGAAGCGTTCTTGGGATGGTTCTGCTGACGTTAGCCTTAATTTCTGGAATCGTGAAGCTTGGAGATGTTGAGAAGGAAGCCGAATTCCTCGTAAAGAACATGAGCGTAATGTTCATTCCGCCTGGGGTAGGGATAATCCTATACACGGGAATGCTGAAGGAGAATGCCATAGCTATAACGGTAGGCTTGGTGCTTAGCTTTATAATAACGCTCTTCGTCACGGCAAAGACTGTGGAGGTGCTCAGGAAATGA
- a CDS encoding CidB/LrgB family autolysis modulator, with translation MSTFGAFLTLALYAFYSYLYSRKKNPFLNPVLLSIVSIGIILKILGISYEDYMRSARVISFFLGPAVVSLAIPLYKQIRIVKEYSKEITAGVIVGGLTAIFSAVFILKAFHAPEVLQRSFAPKSVTTAIAMGVSEKIGGIPQLTAVLVILTGILGNAFAPELLNMFKVRDRVARGLATGVSSHGLGTARIITEDELAGAISGLGMALNGVFTAFLLPALIEVIV, from the coding sequence ATGAGCACGTTTGGAGCCTTCCTAACCCTAGCTCTATACGCGTTCTACTCTTACCTATACTCCAGGAAAAAGAATCCGTTTTTGAATCCAGTTCTGTTATCTATAGTGAGCATAGGAATCATCCTTAAGATTCTGGGGATAAGTTATGAAGATTACATGCGGTCGGCAAGGGTTATAAGCTTCTTTCTAGGGCCTGCGGTTGTGAGCTTGGCGATTCCCCTGTATAAGCAGATAAGGATAGTGAAAGAATACTCGAAGGAAATAACAGCTGGAGTTATCGTCGGTGGGCTTACGGCTATATTTTCCGCAGTGTTTATATTGAAGGCCTTCCACGCACCTGAAGTTCTCCAGAGGAGCTTTGCACCGAAGAGCGTGACAACGGCGATAGCCATGGGTGTAAGTGAGAAGATAGGGGGTATCCCTCAGCTGACGGCTGTTTTAGTTATATTAACGGGAATCCTGGGGAATGCTTTCGCTCCAGAGTTGCTCAACATGTTCAAGGTAAGGGACAGAGTAGCTAGGGGATTAGCCACTGGAGTTTCATCCCACGGCCTGGGAACTGCAAGGATAATAACCGAGGATGAGCTTGCTGGAGCTATTAGCGGTCTCGGAATGGCCCTCAATGGGGTGTTTACAGCTTTCTTGCTTCCAGCGCTGATAGAGGTGATAGTTTGA
- the mrtA gene encoding CPBP family archaeomyxosortase MrtA, with translation MKHEVIALVSLALSFVPPLLSRNFRDWVILLVLAYLLAPSILAKILRVPLSDLGLKKPRGFKLTLILLGFAFVLSFIGLAFPEMKSYYPRFQYSSVVEFIGYELVFGIIMLAHEALFRGFILFPLARRNKILAILAQDIPYTLLHIGKPSIEVPYAFLAGIVFAIIDLKEESIAPSFIVHWLGSAFFDVLCAFT, from the coding sequence TTGAAGCACGAAGTTATAGCCCTAGTATCCCTTGCATTATCTTTTGTTCCACCCCTACTATCGAGGAACTTTAGGGATTGGGTTATCCTATTGGTTCTTGCTTATCTCTTAGCTCCCTCAATACTAGCTAAGATACTTAGGGTTCCCCTAAGTGACTTGGGCTTGAAGAAGCCTAGAGGCTTCAAATTAACTTTGATTCTCCTGGGATTTGCCTTCGTGCTAAGCTTCATTGGCCTAGCGTTCCCAGAGATGAAAAGCTACTATCCTCGATTTCAATATTCAAGCGTAGTGGAATTCATCGGTTATGAGCTCGTGTTTGGGATAATAATGCTGGCTCACGAGGCCCTATTCAGGGGTTTCATACTGTTTCCATTGGCTAGAAGGAACAAAATCTTAGCTATTCTAGCTCAAGATATTCCCTATACCCTGCTCCACATAGGTAAACCAAGTATAGAAGTTCCTTACGCCTTTTTAGCTGGAATAGTTTTCGCAATAATAGATTTAAAAGAGGAGAGCATTGCGCCAAGCTTTATAGTTCATTGGCTGGGCTCGGCTTTCTTCGATGTTCTCTGTGCTTTCACTTGA
- a CDS encoding RuvB-like helicase, whose translation MAVIEELPTIKFERVGAHSHIRGLGLDENGKAKFIGDGMVGQIKAREAAGIAVKLIKQGKLAGKGILLVGPTGSGKTAIAMGIARELGEDVPFVQISGSEIYSAEVKKTEFLKQALRRAIGVRISEERKVYEGMVEKMEVRRTRHPFNPYIEVPESVIITLKTKDDKKTIRAGREIAYQLLELGIEEGDVIQIDAETGRVSRIGTTKEEEGLFFRKKVELPSGPVLKIKEFTYTVTLHDLDVVNARAGGIFSLIFGGGMEINDEIRERVDQTVKQWIEEGKATLVPGVLFIDECHMLDIEAFSFLARAMENELAPILILATNRGMTKIRGTDLEAPHGIPLDMLDRLLIINTEPYKKEEIREIIKIRAKEEKIELSEEALEYLAELGEKTSLRYAVQLLAPASIIAGGKRVEREHVEKAKEYFADVKRSIAFVEKLEGMLK comes from the coding sequence ATGGCGGTAATAGAGGAGCTCCCGACGATTAAATTCGAGAGGGTCGGAGCTCATTCCCACATAAGGGGCCTAGGTCTTGACGAGAACGGGAAGGCTAAGTTCATTGGAGATGGAATGGTCGGTCAAATAAAGGCTAGAGAGGCTGCAGGAATAGCCGTTAAGCTGATAAAGCAAGGAAAGCTAGCTGGAAAGGGAATACTTCTTGTAGGTCCAACGGGTAGCGGAAAGACGGCTATAGCCATGGGAATAGCTAGGGAATTAGGAGAGGACGTTCCATTCGTTCAGATAAGCGGAAGCGAGATTTATTCAGCTGAGGTTAAGAAGACCGAGTTCCTTAAGCAGGCCCTCAGAAGGGCTATTGGAGTTAGGATAAGCGAGGAGAGGAAAGTTTATGAGGGAATGGTAGAGAAGATGGAAGTAAGGAGGACGAGGCATCCGTTCAATCCCTACATTGAAGTTCCTGAAAGCGTTATCATAACGCTGAAGACCAAGGATGATAAGAAGACGATAAGAGCTGGAAGGGAGATAGCTTATCAACTCCTCGAGCTCGGAATCGAGGAAGGAGATGTAATTCAGATAGACGCTGAAACAGGCAGGGTTTCAAGGATTGGAACGACCAAGGAGGAAGAGGGGTTATTCTTCAGGAAGAAGGTTGAGCTACCATCAGGGCCAGTCCTCAAGATAAAGGAGTTCACCTACACGGTTACCCTCCACGACTTAGATGTAGTGAACGCTAGGGCAGGAGGGATATTCAGTCTAATCTTCGGTGGAGGAATGGAGATAAACGATGAGATAAGGGAGAGGGTTGATCAAACGGTAAAGCAATGGATCGAGGAAGGCAAGGCAACCCTAGTCCCTGGGGTTCTGTTCATAGACGAGTGCCACATGTTAGATATAGAGGCCTTCTCATTCCTAGCTAGAGCAATGGAGAACGAACTAGCTCCAATCCTAATTCTAGCAACCAACAGGGGAATGACCAAGATTAGGGGGACCGATCTAGAGGCTCCTCATGGAATTCCACTCGACATGCTAGATAGGTTGCTCATAATAAATACCGAGCCCTACAAGAAGGAGGAGATCAGGGAGATAATCAAGATAAGAGCTAAAGAGGAAAAGATCGAGCTGAGCGAGGAAGCCCTTGAGTACTTGGCCGAACTTGGAGAGAAGACTAGCCTAAGGTATGCAGTCCAGCTATTAGCTCCAGCCAGCATAATAGCTGGAGGAAAGAGGGTCGAAAGGGAGCACGTGGAGAAGGCTAAAGAGTACTTCGCCGACGTTAAGAGGAGCATAGCCTTTGTAGAGAAGCTCGAGGGAATGCTCAAGTGA
- the hmgA gene encoding hydroxymethylglutaryl-CoA reductase (NADPH) → MNVEDIIEKVANGEIKLHQVEKYVNGDKRLATEIRRKALERKLGISLKHIGHYSIDPNELIGRNIENMIGVVQIPMGVAGPLKINGEYAKGEFYIPLATTEGALVASVNRGCSALTEAGGVVTTILDDKMTRAPLIRCPNARRAREVAEWVKENLNYLQEKAVAKVTRHGKLRDVKPFIVGNNLYLRFEFETGDAMGMNMVTIASEEIMKVIEEEFPDVRYLALSGNLCVDKKPNAVNFILGRGKTVVAEAIVPREIVEKKLKTTPELIAEVNYFKNLVGSAQAGSYGFNAHFGNIVGAIFLATGQDEAQITEGSHGITIAEVTPEGDLYISITMPSLEIGTVGGGTRVPTQREALSIMGVAGGGDPPGVNAKKFAEIVAGAVLAGELSLLAAIAAKHLARAHKMLGR, encoded by the coding sequence TTGAACGTTGAAGATATTATTGAGAAGGTAGCTAACGGAGAAATTAAACTGCATCAAGTTGAGAAGTACGTTAACGGTGATAAGAGACTTGCAACCGAAATAAGAAGGAAAGCTTTGGAGAGAAAGCTTGGGATAAGTCTTAAGCACATAGGGCACTACTCCATAGATCCAAACGAGCTCATAGGAAGGAACATAGAGAACATGATAGGTGTCGTTCAGATACCGATGGGAGTGGCTGGGCCCTTGAAGATAAACGGAGAGTACGCGAAGGGCGAATTCTACATTCCACTAGCAACTACGGAAGGTGCATTAGTAGCTTCGGTGAACAGAGGGTGCTCAGCTTTAACCGAGGCAGGAGGGGTTGTAACGACTATACTCGACGATAAGATGACGAGAGCTCCCCTTATAAGGTGTCCGAACGCTAGAAGGGCTAGAGAAGTTGCGGAGTGGGTTAAGGAAAATCTGAACTACCTCCAAGAGAAAGCCGTGGCAAAGGTAACGAGGCATGGAAAGCTTAGAGATGTAAAGCCTTTCATAGTCGGCAACAACCTCTACCTACGCTTTGAATTCGAAACCGGGGATGCCATGGGAATGAACATGGTAACCATAGCGAGCGAGGAGATAATGAAGGTCATTGAGGAAGAGTTTCCAGATGTAAGGTACTTAGCACTCTCAGGAAACCTATGCGTCGACAAGAAGCCAAATGCAGTAAACTTCATCTTGGGTAGAGGGAAAACTGTTGTTGCCGAGGCCATAGTTCCCAGGGAAATAGTTGAGAAGAAACTAAAAACAACGCCAGAGCTTATAGCCGAGGTCAACTACTTTAAGAACCTAGTTGGATCAGCCCAAGCTGGAAGTTATGGCTTTAACGCTCACTTCGGAAACATAGTCGGTGCAATATTCTTAGCAACTGGTCAAGATGAAGCTCAAATCACAGAAGGCTCCCACGGGATAACAATAGCTGAAGTTACCCCCGAGGGAGATCTCTACATAAGCATAACGATGCCAAGCCTCGAGATAGGAACTGTTGGAGGGGGAACTAGAGTTCCAACCCAAAGGGAGGCCCTCTCAATTATGGGAGTTGCAGGGGGAGGGGATCCTCCTGGGGTAAACGCTAAGAAGTTTGCAGAGATCGTAGCTGGAGCAGTTCTAGCTGGGGAGCTTTCACTTTTAGCTGCAATAGCAGCCAAACACTTGGCAAGAGCTCACAAAATGCTTGGTCGCTGA
- a CDS encoding MinD/ParA family ATP-binding protein: MAVIVVTGRGGAGKTTTANLSTYFAQAGYRVLAIDGDLYLPNLGLHFALDNVKYTLHSIVKNPNMDPEWAIYRHEQTGVYVMPGSPRLEDVLGVSGQRLKDVIENLKYKYPVIFVDSPTGVPFDTLPAFESFNYQIIVVEIERSPIYSFETMVENEVLKLKALGDRFKLDVGVVINKVREAADVIDKIVETIEEDIGVPVLGVIPFDDAVPESINVGIPVLVYKPRSDAALAFKEAGQLTEEWIFGSSSRS; the protein is encoded by the coding sequence ATGGCGGTTATCGTAGTGACTGGGAGGGGTGGAGCTGGGAAGACAACAACGGCCAACTTAAGCACGTACTTCGCCCAAGCGGGTTATAGGGTTCTAGCAATAGATGGCGATTTGTACCTTCCGAACCTTGGTCTCCACTTCGCCCTCGATAACGTTAAGTACACGCTTCACTCCATCGTTAAGAACCCAAACATGGATCCAGAGTGGGCAATCTATAGGCATGAGCAAACAGGGGTTTACGTTATGCCAGGAAGTCCAAGACTTGAGGACGTTCTAGGGGTTTCAGGCCAAAGGCTGAAGGATGTAATCGAGAACTTAAAGTATAAATACCCTGTAATATTTGTTGACTCCCCAACTGGAGTTCCGTTCGATACCTTACCCGCTTTTGAGAGCTTCAATTATCAGATAATAGTTGTTGAAATTGAGAGATCTCCTATATACTCCTTCGAGACGATGGTAGAGAACGAGGTTCTAAAGCTAAAAGCTTTAGGAGACAGGTTTAAGCTCGACGTTGGAGTTGTTATAAACAAGGTTAGGGAAGCTGCGGACGTTATAGATAAAATAGTTGAGACTATAGAGGAAGATATAGGAGTTCCAGTTCTTGGGGTAATACCTTTCGACGATGCTGTTCCAGAGTCCATAAATGTTGGAATTCCAGTTCTCGTTTACAAGCCGAGAAGTGATGCTGCTTTAGCTTTTAAGGAAGCTGGTCAGCTAACTGAGGAGTGGATATTCGGTTCCTCTTCTAGGAGTTAA